The Paenibacillus uliginis N3/975 genome has a window encoding:
- a CDS encoding response regulator, producing MYKVLLVDDEELDLEGMKRFIPWSDLGMEVKGSVNNALSACEIMEKETIDILVSDVNMPYMSGLELARIALERKPNIRIIFVSGYQEFSYVQQALSLKAYSYVLKPMNDSELVSSLLKVKRDLDEEMKQREVEKAYHEMIPIVKSDILIRLLEREESEESLSKITMSYGFDQMNWPVRVAVMELDNLPWRQAGDFTSQRKMSRVFLQQIHESITGLGMIPYCKFSSQRIALLLEDDSANRMVSTLTERVQQHLSSSITTGIGEPAHGMDQLQMSYRQAVEAVEGKMFLGKGSVIKYEDVSAEPGMLDARMLDERMTALLNAMEGYELVQICDELEKLFGTITSLRSRFTVHNMSNYIIWKLDQYLSSRNEDLFELLGMEIHHLDILMQFETVSDIRSWFRQRMFEISERLYEKTNSKDSKFIRNVINTMKERMSENITIKDIAQHFSFSPSHIGFLIKEKSGNTFNELLVQLRMEKACELLRQPGMKIYEVADQVGYRYLPYFSRQFKEKFGITPMEYRKRENE from the coding sequence ATGTACAAGGTACTGTTGGTGGATGATGAAGAACTTGACTTGGAAGGGATGAAGAGATTTATTCCTTGGTCCGATCTGGGCATGGAAGTGAAAGGGAGCGTAAACAATGCACTGTCGGCTTGTGAAATTATGGAGAAGGAAACGATTGACATTTTAGTCAGCGACGTCAATATGCCCTACATGTCCGGACTTGAGCTTGCGCGCATTGCGCTTGAACGCAAACCTAATATACGGATCATATTTGTCAGTGGATATCAGGAATTCAGCTATGTACAGCAAGCATTGTCCTTGAAGGCGTACAGCTATGTATTAAAACCGATGAATGACAGCGAACTGGTTTCTTCATTACTTAAGGTAAAGCGGGATCTGGATGAAGAAATGAAACAGCGCGAGGTGGAGAAGGCGTATCACGAGATGATACCTATTGTCAAAAGCGATATTCTCATTCGTCTGCTCGAAAGAGAGGAATCAGAAGAATCGTTATCCAAGATAACGATGTCTTATGGTTTCGATCAGATGAACTGGCCGGTTCGCGTAGCGGTTATGGAGCTGGATAATTTGCCTTGGAGACAAGCAGGGGACTTTACTTCGCAGCGGAAAATGTCGAGGGTATTTTTGCAGCAAATTCACGAAAGTATAACTGGTCTCGGCATGATCCCCTACTGCAAGTTTTCTTCTCAACGAATTGCATTATTACTTGAAGACGATTCGGCCAATCGAATGGTGAGTACATTGACCGAAAGAGTACAGCAGCATCTATCGTCATCGATTACAACGGGAATTGGGGAACCTGCGCACGGGATGGATCAGCTGCAAATGTCCTACCGGCAGGCAGTAGAGGCAGTTGAAGGGAAGATGTTCCTGGGTAAGGGAAGTGTGATTAAGTACGAGGATGTAAGTGCTGAACCGGGGATGCTTGATGCACGTATGCTAGACGAACGGATGACCGCCCTTTTGAACGCGATGGAGGGGTACGAACTTGTTCAAATCTGTGATGAGCTCGAAAAATTGTTCGGAACGATAACGAGTCTGCGCTCCCGATTTACCGTTCATAATATGTCCAACTATATTATTTGGAAGCTGGATCAGTATTTAAGCAGTAGAAATGAAGACTTGTTTGAGCTGCTGGGCATGGAAATTCATCATTTGGATATTTTGATGCAGTTTGAAACCGTCAGTGATATACGTTCATGGTTTAGACAGCGTATGTTTGAAATTTCCGAGAGACTGTATGAGAAAACCAATTCGAAGGATAGCAAATTCATTCGAAATGTCATCAACACCATGAAAGAGCGAATGAGTGAGAATATTACGATTAAAGATATCGCGCAGCATTTTTCTTTTTCTCCCAGTCACATTGGCTTTCTGATCAAGGAGAAGTCAGGAAATACATTTAATGAACTGTTAGTGCAGCTCCGCATGGAAAAGGCATGTGAGCTGCTAAGACAGCCCGGAATGAAAATCTATGAAGTGGCCGATCAGGTAGGGTATCGGTATCTTCCGTATTTCAGCAGGCAATTCAAGGAGAAGTTCGGTATCACTCCGATGGAATATCGAAAGAGAGAGAATGAATGA
- a CDS encoding sensor histidine kinase, whose amino-acid sequence MPSITANKKRLGYIPIGYKLILTFLIFILLLVSVNFYISHSMYDASMRKQTRVNIQGTLMQIRDNVAYKVDDIVQTSFTLYDDQALIQSIRKKETSYNNYNRMTKVIKPKLESASKAIGLNLRLSVYFHNETIDQKYQIWEKKNKQDFAEQTFDIYHMKHIINKFWYFTLPKERYNVTMLWKQVEEDERDGRISLIRRIVDMQNPLEIEEVGIMRFSVRISELFESVDYTKLGEGSMLSVVDPVGNVVFTSGKAIEEDKQNYLTIEESLPQQNWKIVAQVPLNIIEQEAKRVRTVFIIICILCVVLFTYAGFLISQYFSKRIMKIVSVLNSFREGDLHKRIAYRGKGEFPQIANALNAMGEDIEALINKVYLTQLQKKEAELEMLQSQINPHFLYNTLSSINQLAKFGETEKLQNMVVQLAQFYRLTLNSGKTMIPIAAEVEQAIAYLDIQKVKYGQRMEVSFDIDADIWSYETVKLILQPFIENVLKHAWSGDRIHIRISVMKEGDSVIYRIIDDGLGMKQERIDEIFDPRDDSHMGCGIRNIDQRVKLHYGNEYGVSIFSRVGIGTSVQIRIPARKRNLQGRSKE is encoded by the coding sequence ATGCCATCCATCACAGCTAATAAAAAGAGGCTGGGATACATACCGATCGGATACAAGCTGATACTGACTTTTTTGATATTTATATTGTTACTGGTTTCGGTAAACTTCTATATATCCCATTCTATGTATGACGCTTCCATGCGTAAGCAGACCCGTGTGAACATCCAGGGAACGTTGATGCAGATACGTGATAATGTGGCCTATAAAGTCGATGATATCGTTCAAACATCCTTCACGCTCTACGACGATCAAGCCCTGATCCAGAGTATTCGGAAGAAGGAGACGAGCTATAATAATTATAATCGAATGACTAAGGTGATTAAACCGAAGCTGGAGAGCGCCTCAAAAGCCATCGGACTGAATTTAAGGCTGTCTGTCTATTTTCATAATGAAACGATCGATCAAAAATACCAGATATGGGAAAAGAAAAATAAACAAGACTTTGCCGAGCAAACGTTTGATATTTATCATATGAAGCATATCATTAATAAGTTCTGGTATTTTACGCTGCCGAAAGAAAGATATAACGTGACGATGTTGTGGAAACAGGTTGAAGAGGATGAGAGGGATGGACGTATCTCGCTGATTCGCCGTATAGTTGACATGCAAAACCCGCTTGAAATTGAGGAAGTGGGAATTATGCGGTTTAGCGTACGTATTTCAGAATTGTTCGAAAGTGTCGACTACACGAAGCTTGGGGAAGGCAGCATGCTGTCGGTGGTGGACCCTGTTGGGAATGTCGTATTTACTTCAGGAAAAGCGATTGAAGAAGATAAACAGAACTATTTGACGATTGAAGAGAGTCTGCCACAGCAAAACTGGAAGATCGTTGCGCAAGTTCCACTTAACATTATCGAACAGGAAGCCAAGCGGGTTCGTACCGTTTTTATTATTATTTGTATACTGTGCGTGGTGCTGTTTACATATGCGGGATTTTTAATTTCTCAGTATTTTTCCAAACGAATTATGAAAATTGTATCGGTGCTTAATTCATTCCGGGAAGGGGATCTGCATAAACGGATTGCGTATCGCGGAAAGGGAGAGTTCCCTCAGATTGCTAATGCCTTGAACGCAATGGGCGAGGATATCGAAGCTTTAATCAATAAAGTGTATCTGACCCAGCTGCAAAAGAAGGAAGCAGAGCTTGAAATGCTGCAATCGCAGATTAACCCTCATTTTTTGTACAATACGTTGTCGTCTATTAATCAGCTTGCAAAATTCGGTGAAACCGAAAAACTTCAGAACATGGTTGTGCAGTTGGCGCAGTTCTATCGTCTTACCTTAAATTCAGGAAAAACGATGATTCCGATTGCGGCAGAGGTTGAACAGGCGATCGCTTATCTGGATATCCAAAAGGTGAAGTACGGCCAGCGTATGGAAGTGAGCTTCGATATTGATGCGGATATATGGTCTTACGAAACGGTAAAGCTGATTTTGCAGCCTTTTATCGAAAATGTGCTGAAACATGCCTGGAGCGGGGATCGGATTCATATTCGAATTTCTGTAATGAAGGAAGGCGACTCCGTTATATATCGGATCATTGATGATGGTCTGGGCATGAAGCAGGAGAGAATTGATGAAATATTTGATCCTCGAGATGATAGCCACATGGGCTGCGGTATTCGGAATATCGATCAACGGGTGAAGCTACATTACGGCAATGAGTATGGCGTATCCATCTTCAGCCGGGTCGGGATCGGTACTTCCGTGCAAATCCGTATACCGGCAAGAAAGCGGAATCTGCAGGGCAGAAGCAAAGAGTAG
- a CDS encoding MFS transporter — translation MKFLQQYPKEVRGFLVASLVNSAGGSLMWPLTTMYVFDELGRSMQDAGLVILLQSVGGIAGQLFGGALYHRIGVKRLIVGSLALNALGLFSLPFINGFWPFLLPMMLFIGFCNSVSLPAIQAFIGFRFADRRGELFNVIYVANNIGIALGTAMSGFLAEISYHLSFVANGLTSVGFAIFFLTYLSRLDGSGEREEEGHHPKVKTPLPAGPGARALLGNIRIYLFMGFGSLFMWFGMSVWNTGVSPHIISEGMPKTAFSYLWTLNGILIFAAQPLTTLIKRWFARTETMQMTISAVFYAAAYMVIVVMNNYPGFVLAMVLATLGEMLISPAIPAFIADRAGNAAPFYIGVAGGMGSAGRVFGPYAMGTLYDGGGLTPVAWLAVGTAAMSFLSFIIHARLSKGRPVHESISA, via the coding sequence ATGAAATTTTTACAGCAGTATCCTAAAGAAGTAAGGGGTTTTCTCGTAGCGAGCCTCGTGAATTCCGCCGGCGGTTCACTCATGTGGCCGCTGACAACGATGTATGTGTTTGATGAGCTCGGACGCAGTATGCAGGACGCGGGGCTTGTTATTTTGCTTCAGTCTGTGGGCGGCATAGCTGGACAATTGTTTGGCGGTGCGCTATATCACCGGATCGGTGTGAAAAGGCTGATCGTCGGTTCGCTGGCGCTGAATGCGCTCGGACTGTTCTCGTTGCCGTTTATTAACGGCTTCTGGCCTTTCTTGCTCCCGATGATGTTGTTTATCGGTTTTTGTAACTCGGTATCCTTGCCAGCGATTCAGGCATTTATCGGTTTCCGATTTGCCGACCGTCGTGGAGAGCTGTTTAACGTTATTTATGTAGCCAATAATATCGGGATTGCTCTAGGGACTGCTATGAGCGGGTTCTTAGCCGAAATTTCGTACCACCTGAGCTTTGTGGCAAATGGATTGACTTCAGTCGGTTTTGCGATCTTTTTCTTGACCTATCTAAGCCGTCTTGACGGATCGGGGGAAAGGGAGGAAGAAGGCCATCATCCAAAGGTAAAGACACCGTTACCTGCAGGACCTGGTGCAAGGGCGCTTTTGGGGAACATCCGGATCTACTTGTTCATGGGTTTTGGGTCGCTCTTTATGTGGTTTGGTATGTCGGTGTGGAATACCGGTGTATCGCCACATATTATTTCAGAAGGGATGCCAAAGACCGCCTTCAGTTACTTGTGGACGCTTAACGGCATTCTGATCTTTGCTGCCCAGCCGCTGACGACACTCATCAAGCGGTGGTTCGCCCGTACCGAAACGATGCAAATGACGATAAGTGCCGTATTTTATGCAGCGGCATATATGGTCATTGTTGTGATGAACAACTACCCAGGCTTTGTGCTAGCTATGGTGCTTGCGACACTCGGTGAAATGCTGATCTCACCAGCGATACCTGCATTCATTGCGGATCGTGCCGGAAATGCCGCCCCGTTCTACATTGGAGTAGCTGGCGGCATGGGCTCGGCCGGAAGAGTTTTCGGACCTTACGCCATGGGCACGCTCTATGATGGCGGAGGACTGACACCGGTAGCCTGGTTAGCTGTGGGAACGGCGGCGATGTCGTTCTTGTCATTTATTATTCATGCTCGGCTCAGTAAGGGCCGTCCAGTACACGAGAGCATTTCCGCATAA
- a CDS encoding sugar ABC transporter substrate-binding protein, which yields MKKKSLSLILATLLVFSAVLAGCGSKESDSSAGEGGAKDKELKVWLMGDETDKTLINEFEEKNPGIKVNVQSIPWGSAHDKLLTAVASKSGPDVVQMGTTWIPEFAGAGALLDLTPYLDKYPALKQENYFDGAVETMSYDGKVVGIPYYVETRALFYRTDTLAEVGYPEGPKSWDDMKDAGKKLAARGEGNYAITIDAKDMNYLSMFAWQNGSAMIDENRTPHFNEPEFMGAMEYLKSFYDDGMTPIATDLDLFAAFKDGVFPMFISGPWMISGVKEKAPEIEGKWATTTLPAKENNSSFLGGANLSVFSTTKNAEEAVKFIDFMSQKETQLKNYDISKNLPAVKSAWEDARFEDPIIATFGKQLESAKPVPFIKEWDAISQEAIAAFEKVTVGGADMKTEMDQLNTKATELLSKK from the coding sequence ATGAAAAAGAAATCATTATCTCTGATCTTGGCAACACTTCTTGTGTTCTCAGCAGTTTTAGCCGGATGTGGTTCGAAGGAATCTGATAGTTCTGCTGGAGAAGGCGGAGCCAAGGACAAAGAATTGAAGGTTTGGCTTATGGGCGACGAAACAGATAAGACCTTGATTAATGAATTTGAAGAAAAAAATCCTGGAATTAAGGTGAATGTTCAATCCATTCCTTGGGGCAGCGCGCACGATAAACTCCTTACGGCAGTTGCATCCAAAAGCGGACCCGATGTAGTACAGATGGGCACAACCTGGATTCCGGAATTTGCAGGAGCCGGAGCTCTGCTGGATCTGACGCCATATCTGGATAAATACCCGGCTTTGAAACAAGAGAATTATTTTGACGGCGCCGTAGAAACGATGAGTTACGATGGCAAGGTTGTCGGTATTCCGTATTACGTGGAAACACGCGCACTGTTCTACCGTACAGATACTTTGGCTGAAGTCGGCTATCCGGAAGGTCCGAAATCTTGGGATGATATGAAGGATGCGGGTAAAAAGCTGGCAGCTAGAGGAGAAGGCAACTACGCTATAACGATCGATGCTAAAGATATGAACTATCTGTCCATGTTTGCTTGGCAGAATGGAAGCGCAATGATTGATGAGAACCGTACGCCTCACTTTAACGAACCGGAATTTATGGGAGCTATGGAATATCTGAAGAGCTTCTATGATGATGGAATGACACCGATCGCAACCGACCTGGATCTGTTTGCTGCATTTAAAGACGGAGTGTTTCCGATGTTTATCAGTGGGCCTTGGATGATTTCGGGTGTCAAGGAGAAAGCACCTGAGATTGAAGGGAAGTGGGCTACCACAACGCTTCCAGCCAAAGAAAACAATTCATCATTTCTCGGTGGCGCAAACTTGTCTGTATTCAGCACTACCAAGAACGCAGAAGAAGCTGTTAAATTCATCGACTTCATGAGCCAAAAAGAAACGCAGCTGAAAAACTACGATATATCCAAAAACCTGCCTGCTGTAAAGAGTGCATGGGAAGACGCGCGATTTGAAGATCCGATCATTGCTACATTCGGAAAGCAGTTAGAAAGCGCCAAACCAGTTCCGTTCATTAAAGAATGGGATGCCATTTCCCAAGAGGCAATCGCAGCCTTTGAGAAAGTTACCGTTGGCGGTGCTGACATGAAGACAGAAATGGATCAGTTGAACACGAAGGCTACTGAGCTATTGTCGAAGAAATAA
- a CDS encoding carbohydrate ABC transporter permease, which yields MKRFNRYKYPYMFIAPAILLLLTFSIIPIIIALVISFTDIDLAGLADYSNIQGVGFDNFINVFKDPVFLKSVYNTLFYVIIGVPLVVLLAMSAALLLNYGTGWLFKMFRVVYYMPSITNIVAVAVVWGYLYNSHYGLFNYILSLVGIPAQQWLTDPTLAKLSLILLAVWKSIGLNMIIFLAALQGIPRSYYEAAEIDGANKRQKLFFITVPLLSFATFFVTITTLIGWIQFFEEPLVMTKGGPLNATMSMALFIYNNGFQLSNFGYAAAGSFVLFIILIITTMAQFALKKKDVEY from the coding sequence ATCAAGCGCTTTAACCGATATAAGTATCCTTATATGTTTATTGCGCCCGCGATTCTGCTGCTTTTGACGTTCTCGATCATTCCTATCATCATTGCACTGGTCATCAGTTTCACGGATATTGACCTTGCCGGTCTGGCAGATTACTCAAACATTCAAGGCGTCGGCTTCGACAATTTTATTAATGTTTTTAAAGATCCGGTTTTCCTGAAATCCGTTTATAACACTTTGTTCTATGTTATTATCGGGGTGCCGCTCGTTGTACTGCTTGCCATGAGCGCTGCACTGCTGCTTAACTACGGTACGGGATGGTTGTTTAAGATGTTCCGTGTTGTCTATTATATGCCTTCCATTACGAACATCGTGGCGGTCGCGGTTGTTTGGGGTTACTTATACAACAGCCATTATGGCCTCTTTAACTATATATTGTCCTTGGTTGGAATTCCGGCACAGCAGTGGCTGACCGATCCGACACTTGCGAAGCTGTCACTCATATTGTTGGCGGTCTGGAAATCTATCGGTTTAAACATGATTATTTTCCTTGCTGCACTGCAGGGTATCCCGCGTTCTTATTATGAAGCTGCGGAGATCGACGGTGCGAACAAGCGGCAGAAACTTTTCTTTATTACAGTGCCGCTGCTTAGCTTTGCAACCTTCTTTGTAACGATTACAACGCTGATTGGCTGGATTCAATTCTTCGAAGAGCCGCTGGTCATGACAAAAGGCGGTCCGTTGAACGCAACGATGTCGATGGCGCTATTCATTTACAACAACGGCTTCCAGCTCAGCAATTTCGGCTATGCGGCCGCAGGATCATTTGTGCTCTTCATCATTCTCATTATCACGACGATGGCGCAATTCGCCTTGAAGAAAAAAGATGTTGAGTATTAA
- a CDS encoding carbohydrate ABC transporter permease: MASKRIEKTLMTALLIAGGLLMMIPFIWMITSSFKPENEFTAIPPTLLPKDFTFQNYVDLFVKMDFLVYLRNTLIIVFFGFIGLMLNAIAGYAFAKFEFPGNKKLFYLVLATMMIPGQVTMIPVYLIINAMGLTNTMAGIVLPGLVGAFGIFLFRQFMTTIPMDLIEAARLDGAGELRIFFRLIVPITKPVFAVQGILTFIGAWNSFLWPLIMANDQSLYTLSVGLQLLKGQHGSDFGLQMAGAAFMVVPIIIIFSFFQKHIIEGYTISGMK; this comes from the coding sequence ATGGCATCTAAAAGAATAGAAAAAACACTCATGACGGCTCTGCTCATTGCAGGAGGATTACTAATGATGATCCCGTTTATCTGGATGATCACTTCCTCATTCAAGCCGGAAAATGAATTTACGGCGATTCCGCCGACACTCTTACCGAAAGATTTTACCTTTCAAAATTATGTGGATTTGTTTGTGAAGATGGACTTTTTGGTTTACCTGAGAAATACACTTATTATCGTGTTTTTTGGGTTCATTGGCTTAATGCTCAATGCGATTGCAGGGTATGCATTCGCCAAGTTCGAGTTTCCGGGTAATAAAAAATTGTTTTACCTCGTGCTTGCAACGATGATGATTCCGGGGCAGGTAACGATGATACCTGTCTACCTGATTATTAATGCAATGGGTTTGACGAACACGATGGCGGGCATTGTGCTGCCGGGTCTGGTTGGAGCCTTCGGTATTTTTCTGTTCCGTCAGTTTATGACGACGATTCCGATGGACCTAATCGAGGCAGCCCGACTGGATGGTGCAGGAGAGCTGCGGATATTTTTCCGGCTTATTGTCCCGATCACCAAACCGGTATTTGCGGTACAAGGGATATTGACTTTTATCGGCGCCTGGAACAGCTTTTTGTGGCCGCTCATAATGGCGAACGATCAATCTCTTTATACGCTTTCCGTCGGCTTGCAGCTCCTTAAAGGCCAGCACGGTAGTGATTTCGGTTTGCAAATGGCAGGTGCGGCATTTATGGTCGTTCCGATCATTATCATTTTTTCTTTTTTCCAAAAGCACATTATAGAAGGATATACGATCTCCGGTATGAAATAA
- a CDS encoding LacI family DNA-binding transcriptional regulator, which produces MATIKDVAKLAGVALSTASYALSGDSRVSAKTRSKVLEAARQLNYRKNGFAMDLKRSRTKTIALILTDLSGPYYSELIRSVQEVALANGYDLIACSSIGGRDSTAVKFLREKRADGAIVLAPNIRDEVLIETAGPRFPIVVMDREISSEYLVNVLVDGVQGGYTATRHLIDAGHRSIAYISGPNDSYDSQLRYQGYLRALSEAGLEEQSKWRLSGNFVREGGYNATKMMIMQGSLPSAVFYGNDEMAIGGLKAFEESGISVPGDVSVIGFDDIQIAEYVNPPLTTIRQPKSEAGSLAAHLLFQILGGEEVNKEYMLTTEMMERESVGKK; this is translated from the coding sequence ATGGCAACGATAAAGGATGTGGCGAAGCTTGCTGGGGTTGCATTGTCGACTGCTTCGTATGCGTTAAGCGGCGATAGCAGGGTGAGTGCCAAGACAAGGTCAAAGGTGCTGGAGGCGGCAAGGCAGCTGAATTATCGTAAGAACGGTTTTGCCATGGATTTGAAGCGTAGCCGCACAAAGACAATCGCCCTCATTTTGACCGATCTTTCCGGACCGTATTACTCAGAGCTAATCCGCAGCGTGCAGGAAGTGGCGCTGGCCAACGGTTATGATCTGATTGCTTGCAGTTCTATTGGCGGTAGAGATTCCACGGCAGTCAAATTTTTGCGGGAGAAGCGGGCAGACGGCGCAATCGTACTCGCGCCTAACATTCGTGATGAAGTATTGATTGAAACCGCCGGGCCCCGATTTCCGATTGTTGTGATGGATCGGGAAATATCCAGCGAATATTTGGTCAATGTTCTTGTAGACGGTGTGCAGGGCGGTTATACCGCTACCCGCCACCTGATTGACGCCGGTCATAGAAGTATTGCTTATATAAGCGGTCCGAATGACTCGTACGACAGCCAGCTTCGCTATCAGGGATATTTGCGGGCGCTGTCGGAGGCGGGTTTAGAGGAGCAGTCGAAATGGCGGCTTAGCGGCAATTTCGTACGCGAGGGTGGCTATAATGCCACTAAAATGATGATTATGCAGGGATCGCTTCCGTCAGCGGTGTTTTACGGTAATGACGAGATGGCGATCGGGGGACTGAAGGCATTTGAGGAAAGTGGGATATCCGTGCCGGGAGATGTATCCGTCATCGGATTTGACGACATTCAAATTGCCGAGTATGTGAATCCGCCGTTAACGACGATTCGTCAGCCAAAGAGTGAGGCGGGTTCACTTGCTGCACACTTGCTCTTTCAGATCCTGGGTGGTGAAGAAGTGAACAAGGAGTACATGCTGACAACCGAAATGATGGAGCGCGAATCCGTAGGCAAAAAATAA
- a CDS encoding alpha/beta hydrolase: protein MAWITCDFFAETLGLSTSIHVFLPQSGLDPSSHSSKLPVLYLLHGRGADHTEWMRNSSIERYAESKGIALVMPGVGRSYYMDMANGLPYFTFLSEELPQLVKSFFPISDRREDTYVAGISMGGYGAFKLAMSYPERFAAGASLSGGLDLASRAAGPAFQESEIRALFGNVDRLKGSRNDLLFLAEKFAAHEGNKPRLYQCCGTEDFLYQDNQTFRQYAENLGIEVTYEEEPGEHEWGYWDYKIQRVLDWLPLP from the coding sequence ATGGCATGGATAACATGTGATTTTTTTGCAGAGACGCTTGGACTTTCCACGAGTATTCATGTATTTTTACCGCAGTCAGGCTTAGATCCATCCAGCCATTCTTCCAAGCTGCCGGTGCTATACTTACTGCACGGCCGGGGAGCTGATCACACAGAGTGGATGCGGAATTCGTCTATTGAGCGGTATGCTGAGAGTAAGGGCATCGCATTGGTTATGCCAGGTGTGGGACGAAGCTATTATATGGATATGGCTAACGGATTGCCATACTTTACGTTTCTTAGCGAGGAGCTTCCTCAGCTTGTTAAGTCGTTTTTTCCGATATCGGACCGAAGAGAAGACACCTATGTGGCAGGAATCTCGATGGGCGGGTATGGTGCGTTCAAGCTGGCTATGAGTTATCCGGAGCGTTTTGCAGCTGGCGCAAGTCTGTCAGGTGGGCTCGATCTTGCCAGTCGTGCTGCTGGACCGGCCTTTCAGGAGTCTGAAATCCGCGCGCTCTTTGGTAATGTGGACAGGTTGAAAGGTAGCCGGAACGATCTGTTATTCTTGGCCGAGAAATTCGCGGCACACGAAGGGAATAAACCAAGGTTGTATCAGTGCTGCGGAACGGAAGATTTTTTGTATCAAGACAATCAAACCTTCCGTCAATATGCGGAGAACCTGGGGATCGAAGTGACTTATGAGGAAGAACCGGGTGAACATGAATGGGGATACTGGGACTATAAAATCCAGCGTGTGCTGGATTGGCTGCCCCTGCCCTGA